From Nitrospirota bacterium, the proteins below share one genomic window:
- the plsX gene encoding phosphate acyltransferase PlsX produces MKIAVDAMGGDHAPAAIVEGAIQSTIEYGLETILVGDEKRIRDEVIKHRATDFPITIRHASQVVEVHESPSSALRKKKDSSIRVAIELVVKREAVAVVSAGHTGATMATAFFVFGRLNGIERPAIATVMPTLKGVSLLLDVGANVDCKPNHLLQFAIMGELYVKHILKVENPKIGLLSIGEEDIKGNELTRETFKLLKHSDLNFIGNIEGRDIFTGKADVVVCDGFIGNIALKISEGLADAITKMLKREIAEAASGKFGYFLLKPAFKRFRKRTDYSEYGGAPLLGVNGICVISHGLSSGKAIKNAIRVAAEFSKSGLNERISERMSILSGHKRPSPETELLKVKKAS; encoded by the coding sequence ATGAAGATTGCAGTAGATGCAATGGGAGGAGATCATGCCCCTGCAGCGATTGTTGAAGGTGCAATACAGTCTACTATTGAGTACGGATTAGAAACGATTCTTGTGGGCGATGAAAAGAGAATCAGAGATGAGGTGATAAAACACAGAGCAACCGATTTTCCAATAACAATAAGACATGCCTCACAGGTTGTGGAGGTGCATGAGTCACCTTCATCTGCTCTAAGAAAGAAGAAAGACTCATCAATCAGGGTAGCAATAGAACTGGTGGTGAAGAGAGAAGCGGTGGCTGTTGTGAGTGCTGGGCATACAGGTGCAACAATGGCTACCGCCTTCTTTGTATTCGGCAGGTTGAATGGTATAGAACGACCTGCAATAGCAACAGTAATGCCCACCCTTAAAGGAGTATCTCTTTTACTTGATGTTGGTGCAAATGTTGACTGTAAACCAAATCACCTCTTGCAGTTTGCAATTATGGGTGAGCTGTATGTAAAACACATCCTTAAAGTGGAGAATCCAAAGATAGGACTTTTAAGCATCGGAGAAGAAGACATCAAAGGCAATGAGTTAACAAGAGAGACATTTAAACTCCTTAAACACAGTGACCTGAACTTTATAGGGAACATTGAAGGAAGGGATATATTCACTGGAAAGGCAGATGTTGTGGTTTGTGATGGTTTTATCGGCAATATTGCACTTAAAATAAGCGAAGGATTGGCTGATGCAATAACAAAAATGCTCAAAAGGGAGATAGCAGAGGCAGCTTCAGGAAAATTTGGCTATTTTTTACTAAAACCTGCCTTCAAGAGATTCAGGAAGCGGACAGACTATTCTGAATATGGAGGTGCGCCTCTGCTTGGAGTGAATGGTATCTGTGTAATAAGCCATGGTCTTTCATCAGGGAAGGCAATAAAAAACGCCATAAGGGTTGCAGCTGAATTCTCAAAGAGCGGATTAAATGAACGAATAAGCGAGAGGATGTCAATACTCTCCGGTCACAAAAGACCATCTCCAGAGACTGAACTTCTAAAGGT
- the rpmF gene encoding 50S ribosomal protein L32, which translates to MANPKHKLSRARRDKRRANKSLCIPAYSICPECHEPKWPHRICTHCGSYKGRSVITVKEI; encoded by the coding sequence GTGGCTAATCCAAAACATAAACTATCAAGGGCGAGAAGAGACAAGAGAAGGGCTAATAAAAGTCTGTGTATTCCTGCATACTCCATATGTCCAGAATGTCATGAACCCAAATGGCCACACAGGATATGTACGCACTGCGGGTCTTATAAAGGTCGCAGTGTCATCACAGTAAAAGAGATATAA
- a CDS encoding DUF177 domain-containing protein translates to MLLNITDIPEEGLTLCYKEEKAELGVIGEGITIKDDAQVSVRISVIGSTVYVSGTVSVAISMQCSRCLKVFPCNISSILNIEYDPISEIEKEGEFELKSDEMDVGFYKGGILNLTDLVREEIILSIPMRPLCIEDCRGICQLCGKNLNEGLCECRVEEIDPRLSSLKKLLNN, encoded by the coding sequence ATGCTTTTAAATATAACTGATATACCCGAAGAAGGATTAACCCTTTGTTATAAAGAGGAAAAGGCAGAACTTGGTGTCATCGGGGAGGGGATTACGATTAAAGATGATGCGCAGGTATCTGTAAGGATATCTGTAATAGGATCAACAGTTTATGTATCTGGTACCGTCTCTGTCGCCATCTCAATGCAATGTAGTCGTTGTCTGAAGGTATTTCCTTGCAATATTAGTTCTATCCTCAACATCGAGTATGACCCAATAAGTGAGATAGAAAAAGAAGGTGAATTTGAACTGAAGAGCGATGAGATGGATGTAGGATTTTACAAAGGTGGCATACTTAACCTTACAGATCTTGTGAGAGAAGAGATAATCCTTTCTATACCTATGAGACCTCTCTGTATTGAAGACTGTCGTGGAATCTGCCAGTTGTGTGGGAAGAATCTTAATGAGGGTCTCTGCGAATGCAGGGTAGAGGAGATCGATCCGAGGCTTTCTTCGCTGAAAAAGTTGTTAAACAATTGA
- a CDS encoding HD domain-containing protein, with protein sequence MPRIAELKEGEPVNEVFQLRRKQLSVSKNGNPYLVLRLGNKTGEIEGKMWEDVGSVEDIENGDFVRIKGMITTFHGNKEINIKELTRIDHDAVDISEFLPSAERSIEEMLSELRNHINSVGNYYLHTLLLSFFEDEEFMSAFKRSPAAKGMHHVFIGGLLQHTLEVTSLCRDIAEHFDLDRDILITAAILHDIGKIHEFVYDTHIDYSTEGRLIGHITLGIEEIDRKINSLPGFPEEKAILLKHMVLSHHGYYEFGSPRRPKTVEALVLYYLDDLNAKVSCIKSFMEKEGVKAGGWSSYHKILERYLYRTQRTDDREQTAEERAEVDDS encoded by the coding sequence ATGCCGAGGATTGCAGAGTTAAAAGAGGGTGAACCCGTAAACGAGGTTTTTCAGTTAAGGAGAAAACAGTTATCTGTCTCAAAGAATGGAAATCCCTATCTTGTTTTAAGATTGGGGAATAAGACTGGTGAGATAGAAGGAAAGATGTGGGAGGATGTAGGCTCTGTAGAAGATATAGAGAATGGAGACTTTGTAAGGATAAAAGGAATGATAACTACCTTTCATGGCAATAAAGAGATAAATATTAAAGAACTTACAAGGATAGACCATGATGCGGTCGATATATCTGAGTTTCTTCCAAGTGCAGAACGGAGCATAGAAGAAATGCTTTCTGAATTAAGGAATCACATAAATTCTGTTGGAAATTACTATCTCCATACACTCCTGTTATCCTTTTTTGAAGATGAAGAGTTCATGTCGGCTTTCAAAAGATCTCCTGCTGCAAAAGGAATGCATCATGTATTTATCGGGGGACTTCTTCAGCATACATTAGAGGTTACTTCACTCTGCAGGGATATTGCAGAACATTTTGATTTAGACAGGGATATACTTATAACCGCTGCAATACTTCACGATATAGGCAAAATACACGAGTTTGTATACGATACACACATTGATTACTCTACAGAAGGAAGACTCATAGGGCACATCACACTCGGCATAGAAGAGATTGACAGAAAGATAAATTCCTTGCCAGGATTTCCCGAAGAAAAGGCAATACTACTGAAACACATGGTATTGAGCCATCATGGATATTATGAATTTGGCTCCCCGAGAAGACCCAAGACAGTTGAGGCTTTAGTACTGTACTACCTTGATGACCTTAACGCAAAGGTAAGCTGTATCAAGTCATTCATGGAAAAGGAAGGTGTAAAGGCAGGAGGCTGGAGTTCCTATCACAAGATACTTGAAAGATATCTGTATAGAACACAGAGGACAGATGACAGAGAACAGACGGCAGAGGAAAGAGCCGAAGTCGATGACTCGTAG
- the pgsA gene encoding CDP-diacylglycerol--glycerol-3-phosphate 3-phosphatidyltransferase, translating into MNLPNTLTVLRILMIPFFVITLTYGKYALSLTLFIAAALTDALDGFIARIQNKKTAIGKFLDPLADKALVLTSFIIFAILGWIPKWLAITVISRDVIIVVGSAILYIVTGNLKVSPSLIGKATTFSQLFLAALLLLLVNLNSLKALPSVIIWITGILTIASGIQYIYRGFRIAS; encoded by the coding sequence ATGAACCTGCCTAATACACTCACCGTGCTGAGAATTCTGATGATACCATTCTTTGTTATTACCCTTACCTATGGCAAATATGCTCTCTCCCTTACATTATTTATAGCAGCGGCACTTACGGATGCCCTTGATGGTTTCATTGCGAGGATACAGAACAAGAAGACCGCAATCGGCAAATTCCTTGATCCGTTAGCAGACAAGGCACTGGTACTGACATCCTTTATCATCTTCGCAATTCTTGGATGGATACCTAAATGGCTCGCCATAACTGTGATAAGCAGAGATGTGATTATAGTTGTTGGTTCAGCGATTCTCTATATTGTCACAGGCAATTTGAAGGTATCACCATCGCTCATAGGAAAGGCTACCACATTTTCTCAGCTATTTCTTGCCGCACTACTCCTTCTGCTGGTTAATCTGAATAGCCTGAAGGCTCTTCCATCCGTCATTATATGGATTACCGGGATACTTACAATTGCCTCGGGTATACAGTATATCTACAGAGGCTTCAGAATCGCAAGCTAA